GACGAGAACTCATCCATGGTGCCGCTGATGAAGGAGGTGCAAcgaagggaggaggaggaggaggaggaggaagtggagatagagaacgAGATGGAATCAGAGAGCTTTTTAAGATTATTAAATAGTCGCACCGAGAAGCCATGGACGCCTCTGCGTGAGCTGGAAGAGGGGTTACCTTATCCAATATGTGACGTGAGAGAGGCGTCCAACCAGCACAGGCGGCGAATTGTGCTCAAAATCCGGGTACCCGGGCTAAGAACAACGGATGTTTATCTTCCAGAAAGATTTACCcggattttgagcacaaaagacattgaaaatttcaaattaaagtgTAAAACATTATCTCTGTttgtaaagcatgttaatgcttttATCACcgacataaaaattgttaaattctAATGTCGGTAAGCAtctagcattaacatgctttacatgttattattatgtatgtgtgaatagataaataaaatgtaatattgtttctataaaaattgttttcaattcttacctgttcgtaatgaatagtagaaacacacagaagaagaaatggttcaggtgctctgttgtgaatgatatttaaataaggtgactgagtcttttatagtttgttgtgagcatgctcacTAGTCTTTAccgctacacacacacacacaccacacacacacacacacacacacacacacacacatactggaacaaggacacaaac
The genomic region above belongs to Nilaparvata lugens isolate BPH chromosome 5, ASM1435652v1, whole genome shotgun sequence and contains:
- the LOC120351608 gene encoding uncharacterized protein LOC120351608; amino-acid sequence: MTSPSTSSPSYILLDSPPQRVLNYWQQQKARSSAATSAAMAAASAVSPASSSASPLKRQGIFVQRERGEEIVIPDSPLPQSTLATWVPRRAVLTTQPSKQPVKRRLVFEDEGVLTQSKKRVAEEDENSSMVPLMKEVQRREEEEEEEEVEIENEMESESFLRLLNSRTEKPWTPLRELEEGLPYPICDVREASNQHRRRIVLKIRVPGLRTTDVYLPERFTRILSTKDIENFKLKCKTLSLFVKHVNAFITDIKIVKF